One Misgurnus anguillicaudatus chromosome 20, ASM2758022v2, whole genome shotgun sequence DNA segment encodes these proteins:
- the LOC129455848 gene encoding CMP-N-acetylneuraminate-beta-galactosamide-alpha-2,3-sialyltransferase 1 translates to MAKFFPNLKSNYRCLILLLSCGWSCTIILCLYFKTTDMPLTHNHVSKPAACVQRKCAPDREPTDWFCARYAPTVQLLLNSRNSELSANVSSWWTRLFGNRDANYTTLVRNLFQLLPDQEHNSDPHRCRTCAVVGNSRNLLGSRYGPFIDSKDFVMRINRGSTKGFEEDVGSKTTHRIFYPESVGILNNSTHLVFIPFKVWDFEWLIRVFTTKHTTKDCSKNLDIFHLQKNINKDKLMIVHPEFIKYVYVNWTEYHGYYPSTGFLAVIFALHICDEVDVFGFGATKDGTWHHYFDKTLIPYTKTNHPGEFEYETISRLHSEKKLFMHKGWT, encoded by the exons ATGGCAAAGTTCTTTCCCAATCTGAAATCTAATTATCGCTGTTTGATTCTGCTCCTGAGCTGCGGTTGGAGCTGCACGATCATCTTGTGTTTGTACTTTAAAACCACGGATATGCCTTTGACCCACAATCATGTGTCCAAACCCGCTGCGTGCGTTCAACGCAAGTGCGCTCCGGACCGCGAACCCACGGACTGGTTCTGCGCGCGTTACGCACCGACAGTCCAACTTTTGCTCAACAGCAGAAACAGCGAGTTAAGCGCAAACGTCTCGAGTTGGTGGACG AGACTATTTGGAAACCGTGATGCCAACTACACAACCTTGGTGAGGAACCTGTTCCAGCTCTTGCCAGATCAAGAACACAACTCAGATCCACACCGCTGCAGAACCTGTGCTGTCGTCGGGAACTCAAGAAACCTTCTGGGATCACGTTATGGACCTTTCATAGATTCCAAAGACTTTGTCATGAG GATCAATAGAGGTTCAACAAAAGGTTTCGAAGAGGATGTGGGATCAAAAACCACTCACCGGATTTTCTACCCTGAGAGCGTCGGGATTTTGAACAACTCCACCCATCTGGTGTTTATTCCTTTTAAGGTTTGGGACTTTGAGTGGCTTATCCGTGTCTTTACCACTAAACACACGACAAA agACTGCTCGA AAAATTTGGATATTTTCCATCTACAAAAAAACATCAATAAGGACAAG TTGATGATAGTTCACCCAGAGTTTATTAAATATGTCTACGTGAACTGGACAGAGTATCATGGCTATTATCCGTCTACTGGTTTCCTAGCGGTGATATTCGCTTTGCACATCTGTGATGAG gTTGATGTTTTTGGATTTGGAGCTACAAAAGATGGAACCTGGCATCATTATTTTGATAAAACATTGATTCCATATACTAAGACAAATCATCCTGGAGAGTTCGAATATGAAACAATCAGTCGACTTCACTCGGAAAAGAAACTTTTTATGCACAAGGGTTGGACATGA